The following proteins are co-located in the Fodinibius salicampi genome:
- a CDS encoding SMP-30/gluconolactonase/LRE family protein: MKSFITLISLFLFIGCGNQSEQTQQQEQEQAVQDTTTYKKVGSIEQMEPELSQLLDIDAQLEVLGEGYEWSEGPVWVEEHQFLLFSDIPNNVIHKWEEGEGVSEYLKPAGYTGEEERGGELGSNGLIIGQDGSLILAQHGDRRIARMDAPLTDPQPNFVTLADSFNNKKLNTPNDLVQHSKGSIYFTDPPYGFEQRGDDPAQELDFQGVYRLTPSGEVELVTDELYRPNGVALSPDEQTLYVGNSGSEEPIWMAFDVAEDGSTSNGRVFLDPKEVVNEPGGPDGMDVDTEGNIYSTGPGGVWVITPEAKVLGIIRTGRATSNCTIGNNGKMLYITADDYLLRLPLK, translated from the coding sequence ATGAAATCATTCATTACGCTTATCTCCCTGTTTTTATTTATCGGGTGTGGAAACCAATCGGAACAAACACAACAACAGGAGCAGGAACAAGCTGTCCAGGATACAACCACTTATAAAAAGGTCGGCAGCATTGAACAAATGGAACCGGAACTCAGTCAGCTGCTGGATATCGACGCCCAATTAGAGGTACTCGGCGAAGGCTATGAGTGGTCCGAAGGCCCGGTGTGGGTGGAAGAGCACCAGTTTCTGCTGTTCTCGGATATTCCTAATAACGTCATTCATAAGTGGGAGGAAGGAGAAGGCGTTTCTGAGTATCTGAAACCGGCCGGCTACACCGGTGAAGAAGAACGGGGCGGCGAACTTGGCTCCAACGGATTGATTATCGGTCAGGATGGCTCTCTTATCCTTGCCCAGCACGGAGACCGGCGCATCGCACGCATGGATGCCCCGTTAACGGATCCCCAACCTAACTTTGTTACGCTCGCTGACAGCTTTAACAATAAAAAGCTCAATACACCCAACGACCTGGTGCAGCACAGCAAAGGTAGCATCTATTTCACCGATCCGCCTTACGGTTTTGAACAGCGGGGCGACGATCCCGCCCAGGAGCTGGATTTCCAGGGGGTCTATCGCCTCACGCCCTCAGGCGAAGTGGAATTGGTTACCGATGAGCTGTATCGTCCCAATGGCGTGGCCCTCTCCCCCGATGAGCAGACGCTCTATGTAGGCAATTCCGGTTCCGAGGAGCCTATATGGATGGCCTTTGACGTGGCCGAAGACGGCAGCACCTCGAATGGACGCGTTTTCCTGGATCCCAAAGAAGTAGTGAATGAGCCCGGCGGTCCCGATGGCATGGATGTGGATACTGAAGGAAATATCTATTCCACCGGACCCGGCGGCGTTTGGGTGATTACTCCCGAGGCCAAAGTATTGGGGATCATCAGAACGGGCAGAGCCACCTCCAACTGCACCATTGGCAATAACGGTAAGATGCTGTATATCACAGCCGATGACTACCTGCTTAGACTGCCTCTCAAGTAA
- a CDS encoding acetyl-CoA C-acyltransferase has translation MANQQPEAVIVDGARIPFQRSGTGYKKLMSYDLGRMAIEGLIGRANISPEMIDRVIMGTVIQDVNTSNVARESALGAGLPNRIPAHTVTQACISSNQATSSAVDLVRSGQAKVVLAGGTETMSDIPIRFRRKFRQKLLDARKYKSLSDWLSFFKGLRPSHLLPEIPEIAEFSTGETMGESCDRMAAHFGISRKAQDEYSLRSHQLAAKATNEGLLDQELLPAAVPPDFEVIQQDNGFREDTSMEKLQKLSPAFIKPHGTITAGNSSFLTDGASASLIMEAETARKLGCTPKAYLREYTFVAQDPKDELLLGPAYATPQVLDRMGLALSDIDIFEFHEAFAGQILTVLKALNSDKFAREKLDKDKKVGDIPMDKFNCWGGSLSLGHPFGATGTRLVTTAANRLHHEDGQLALVAACAAGGQGHAMILERYEG, from the coding sequence ATGGCGAACCAACAACCCGAAGCCGTTATTGTGGACGGCGCCCGCATCCCCTTTCAGCGATCAGGCACCGGATATAAAAAACTGATGTCCTACGATCTTGGACGCATGGCAATAGAGGGACTCATCGGTCGTGCCAACATTTCCCCAGAAATGATTGACCGGGTCATTATGGGGACCGTCATTCAGGATGTCAATACCAGTAACGTAGCACGAGAATCAGCACTAGGCGCCGGCCTTCCCAACCGTATTCCGGCCCATACCGTTACCCAGGCCTGCATTTCATCCAACCAGGCGACCAGCTCCGCCGTCGATCTAGTTCGATCGGGACAAGCCAAAGTGGTACTGGCCGGAGGTACAGAAACCATGTCGGACATCCCTATCCGCTTCCGCAGGAAATTCCGTCAAAAGCTGCTGGATGCCCGCAAATACAAATCACTCAGCGACTGGCTCTCCTTCTTCAAAGGACTGCGTCCCTCCCACTTGCTTCCGGAAATCCCGGAAATTGCCGAATTCTCCACCGGGGAAACCATGGGGGAAAGCTGTGATCGCATGGCCGCTCACTTCGGTATTAGCCGGAAGGCACAGGATGAATACTCCCTGCGCTCGCACCAGCTCGCCGCCAAAGCCACTAATGAGGGACTCCTTGACCAAGAACTGCTGCCCGCTGCGGTACCGCCTGATTTTGAGGTAATCCAACAGGACAACGGTTTCCGGGAAGATACCTCCATGGAGAAACTCCAAAAACTAAGCCCTGCATTTATCAAACCCCACGGTACCATCACGGCAGGGAACTCCTCTTTCTTAACCGATGGCGCCTCGGCCTCGCTCATTATGGAAGCCGAAACAGCCCGTAAGCTCGGATGTACTCCCAAAGCATATCTTCGCGAATACACTTTTGTAGCCCAGGATCCAAAAGATGAGCTATTACTAGGACCTGCCTACGCTACACCACAGGTACTCGATCGGATGGGACTTGCCCTCTCCGATATCGATATATTTGAATTCCACGAAGCTTTTGCGGGACAAATATTGACTGTTCTCAAGGCCCTCAATTCGGATAAATTTGCCCGGGAGAAGCTGGACAAGGATAAAAAGGTAGGCGATATCCCGATGGATAAATTCAACTGTTGGGGCGGCTCTCTCTCACTGGGCCACCCATTCGGGGCCACCGGAACACGCCTGGTAACAACCGCTGCCAACCGGCTCCACCATGAAGACGGACAGCTTGCTTTAGTAGCAGCCTGTGCAGCCGGGGGACAAGGTCATGCTATGATCCTTGAACGGTATGAAGGATAG
- a CDS encoding HNH endonuclease yields MSNIWRMTGPPEHWITTLIRNAWGLTETNKNIWDKLSPGDLVYFHSTASSSVVSSAKSSIVGFGIIDNSIRTKSELWWLEEHKTGKNEWKYVVPFKSIEWFSNVDSINRNRLIHEKSVNEIRREIKTITQDGISISKLSEMAKSIDPEYPNFPVNGSASGFEDIYEDLILQSAEFDKDKYEDLIETDYSELIDDSLSDNLNKLMEEARNYTHKDRYDEKNNSRSKTRRENEKQKRRIAKIEDYTCQVCGFRCEYQNLNGQKCYIIDVDHIIPKSDGGTEEIDNLWVLCPNCHRKKTRGLISIDVENKQVLEKGSEIEITDNHLFQNG; encoded by the coding sequence ATGTCTAACATCTGGAGAATGACCGGGCCTCCCGAACATTGGATTACAACACTAATTAGAAATGCTTGGGGATTAACGGAAACAAACAAAAATATTTGGGATAAACTATCCCCAGGTGACCTTGTATATTTCCATTCAACTGCAAGTTCTTCTGTCGTTAGTAGTGCTAAATCATCTATAGTAGGATTTGGAATAATAGATAATTCTATCCGCACTAAAAGTGAACTCTGGTGGTTAGAGGAACATAAAACAGGGAAAAATGAATGGAAATATGTTGTGCCATTTAAATCAATAGAATGGTTCTCAAATGTTGATTCCATCAATCGTAACAGATTGATCCATGAAAAATCAGTAAATGAAATAAGACGAGAAATTAAAACTATTACTCAAGATGGTATTTCTATTTCAAAATTAAGTGAAATGGCAAAATCCATTGATCCAGAGTATCCCAACTTTCCAGTTAATGGTTCTGCTTCTGGATTTGAAGATATTTATGAGGACCTAATTCTGCAGTCGGCAGAATTCGATAAAGATAAATATGAGGATCTTATTGAAACAGATTATTCTGAGTTAATTGACGATAGTTTATCAGATAATCTAAATAAGTTGATGGAAGAAGCCCGTAATTATACGCACAAGGACAGATACGATGAAAAAAATAATTCCCGTTCAAAAACAAGACGAGAAAATGAAAAACAAAAAAGGCGTATCGCCAAAATCGAAGATTATACTTGCCAAGTTTGTGGTTTCAGATGTGAATATCAAAACTTAAATGGTCAAAAATGCTACATAATTGATGTTGACCATATTATTCCTAAATCAGATGGTGGAACTGAAGAAATTGACAACCTCTGGGTACTTTGCCCTAATTGTCATAGAAAGAAAACCCGCGGATTAATTTCTATTGACGTGGAAAATAAACAAGTGCTTGAGAAGGGAAGTGAAATTGAAATAACCGATAACCATTTATTTCAAAATGGATAA
- a CDS encoding DoxX family protein has product MIKKALSIHINSLTNSSLPILVLRLVAGFAIFFNHGLGKLGNVFSGNFQFGDPIGLGPTLSLILVAFAEGICGILVMLGLGTRLASAVLVINFIVIVFVAHAGDPFGDIEDAVLFLTIFITLTLLGGGKYSLDKILFPNHR; this is encoded by the coding sequence ATGATAAAGAAAGCACTTTCCATACATATTAATAGCCTTACAAATTCCAGCTTGCCGATATTAGTATTACGACTAGTCGCAGGATTTGCTATTTTTTTTAATCACGGTCTCGGGAAGCTTGGGAATGTTTTTTCGGGTAACTTTCAATTTGGAGATCCAATCGGGCTCGGTCCAACATTGTCACTGATCCTTGTAGCCTTTGCAGAAGGAATATGTGGTATTTTGGTTATGCTGGGTCTGGGTACAAGGCTGGCTTCCGCTGTCCTGGTTATTAATTTTATCGTTATAGTCTTTGTTGCCCACGCAGGGGATCCGTTTGGAGACATAGAGGATGCAGTACTCTTTCTAACCATTTTTATTACTCTTACTCTCCTTGGTGGAGGCAAGTACTCACTTGATAAAATATTATTCCCAAATCATAGATGA
- a CDS encoding flagellin produces MASFGDLNRVNTNIQSLDSQLSLNKINKQMAENQLRMSTGKRINRAEDDSAGYSIATKLRARVGGLNQAMQNVGDAKSVLDIAESSFGTIMDNLVEMKGLATQAANDTLGQDERGFIGDQLKALGDDINKIADQTVYQDYELLNGADSGNTGSLSLTFQVGERESDTIEADLNAVNVGELFTDGADASLGAAIADGGATAGGAAITATAATAGGQGALTFATNATSADYRAFLSHVDDAITSMSGNVNDIGITQSSLSVREQTLSEAISANESAKSRIMDTDFAKAQSESVRLQILQQTATSSLAQANNGPQSVLGFIG; encoded by the coding sequence ATGGCAAGTTTTGGAGATTTAAACCGAGTAAACACAAACATACAGTCACTGGATTCCCAGCTGTCCCTGAATAAGATTAACAAGCAGATGGCCGAGAATCAGCTGCGGATGTCAACCGGTAAGCGGATCAATCGTGCGGAAGACGATTCGGCTGGGTATTCTATTGCTACTAAATTGCGTGCCCGGGTTGGAGGATTAAACCAGGCGATGCAGAACGTCGGGGATGCCAAGTCGGTTCTGGATATTGCAGAGTCTAGTTTTGGTACGATTATGGATAACCTGGTAGAAATGAAAGGACTGGCTACGCAGGCAGCCAATGATACACTTGGGCAAGATGAACGAGGCTTTATTGGGGATCAGTTAAAAGCCTTAGGTGATGACATTAATAAAATTGCTGATCAAACGGTTTACCAGGATTATGAACTGCTTAATGGCGCCGATTCTGGAAACACAGGATCTTTAAGTTTGACCTTCCAGGTAGGGGAGCGCGAATCGGATACCATTGAAGCTGATCTTAATGCAGTTAACGTGGGAGAATTATTCACAGATGGTGCTGATGCAAGTCTCGGAGCAGCAATAGCTGATGGAGGTGCAACTGCTGGTGGTGCTGCTATAACTGCTACAGCAGCAACTGCTGGTGGACAGGGAGCACTTACTTTTGCCACGAATGCCACTTCAGCTGATTATCGTGCATTCCTTTCCCATGTTGATGATGCCATTACCTCTATGTCAGGAAATGTGAACGACATTGGTATTACCCAGTCGTCACTGTCCGTTCGTGAGCAAACCCTTTCGGAAGCGATCAGTGCCAACGAATCGGCGAAGTCCCGAATTATGGACACCGACTTTGCGAAGGCGCAAAGTGAGTCGGTTCGACTGCAGATCTTGCAGCAGACGGCCACGTCTTCACTGGCGCAGGCCAACAACGGTCCGCAGTCGGTACTCGGATTTATTGGCTAA
- a CDS encoding nucleotide pyrophosphohydrolase — protein sequence MDRLEKIIKNILEFREERDWEQFHNPKDLAISLNLEASELLEHFQWKSDEEIEEYIAENKDSISQELADILYWVLLISHDLDIDIESAVQEKLKLNAKKYPVEKAKGKHTKYTDL from the coding sequence ATGGATAGATTAGAAAAGATTATTAAGAATATTCTGGAGTTTAGAGAGGAAAGAGATTGGGAACAATTTCACAATCCGAAAGATTTGGCAATCTCCTTGAATTTAGAAGCCTCAGAATTACTTGAGCACTTTCAATGGAAATCAGACGAAGAAATTGAAGAGTATATAGCTGAAAATAAAGATTCAATTAGTCAAGAATTGGCTGACATTCTTTATTGGGTACTTTTGATAAGTCATGATCTGGATATTGATATTGAGTCCGCTGTTCAAGAGAAATTAAAGTTAAATGCTAAGAAGTATCCTGTTGAAAAAGCAAAAGGTAAACACACAAAATATACGGATCTTTAA
- a CDS encoding 3-hydroxyacyl-CoA dehydrogenase NAD-binding domain-containing protein: MAYLTTERQEGILIVTLDQPNEKVNKLNEALITEVQELLKQAEGEDIRGIILISGKENNFIAGADVEMLKNKQAPDEIEDLSRRGNELLLELENFDKPVVAAIHGSCMGGGLEVAMACHYRVASEHDKTVMAQPEVKLGLLPGGGGTQRLPRLIGIQNALTYLLTGKNIYPRKAYKLGLVDELTHKDAILTAAKEAVYRLSNEKFERKDKRSVLHQLMEGLSPLRKIIYSQARKRAQKESKGNYPAPPTIIDCVAEGYENGMRAGLKMESRMFGQLAATPESKAMVNLFFAMQGAKKNPNKEQAAKVQKIGVLGAGLMGSGIANVSANKGDYRVLLKDQNAGQAAEGKKHIWQDLESDRQKRIISSFERDRIASLVTATASYKGFQNVDLVIEAVFEDLDLKKSILKETEALLPENGIFASNTSSLPIRKIAKASERPEQVIGMHYFSPVPKMPLLEIITTDETADWVTATARQVGIQQGKHVIVVNDGPGFYTTRILSPFMNEALMLLEEGIAIKELDHHMKQFGFPVGPAALFDEVGIDVAAHITKVLSDLFGERGIEPSQKPTTLFEKGYKGKKNKKGFYQYEEKDGKTKKTNPNEEIYKYFGGARRTSMDAETVQQRMALTMINEAAWCLQEDILRNPTDGDLGAVLGLGFPPFLGGPFRYIDREGAGTIVERLESYQKEHGARFKPADVLKEYAKEDKKFHSDE, from the coding sequence ATGGCTTATTTAACAACCGAGCGGCAGGAAGGAATCCTCATTGTAACCCTCGACCAGCCGAATGAAAAGGTAAACAAACTTAATGAAGCGCTCATTACAGAAGTGCAGGAACTCCTCAAGCAAGCAGAGGGGGAGGACATAAGAGGTATTATACTTATCAGTGGCAAGGAAAATAATTTTATTGCCGGGGCCGATGTGGAGATGCTTAAAAACAAGCAGGCACCGGATGAAATCGAGGACCTCAGCCGCCGGGGCAACGAGCTCCTGCTGGAGCTGGAAAACTTCGATAAGCCGGTAGTTGCTGCTATCCACGGTTCGTGCATGGGTGGGGGGCTTGAAGTAGCGATGGCTTGCCACTACCGGGTTGCTTCAGAACATGATAAAACGGTTATGGCGCAGCCGGAAGTAAAATTGGGTCTTCTGCCGGGGGGCGGAGGCACCCAGCGCCTGCCGCGGCTCATAGGCATACAGAATGCTCTGACCTATCTGCTTACCGGTAAAAATATATACCCGCGCAAAGCTTATAAACTCGGACTGGTAGATGAACTGACCCACAAAGATGCCATCCTTACCGCGGCCAAAGAGGCCGTATACCGGCTTTCCAATGAGAAATTTGAGCGCAAAGACAAACGCTCTGTCCTCCATCAGCTCATGGAGGGACTCAGTCCCCTGCGTAAGATCATCTACTCCCAGGCGCGTAAACGGGCCCAAAAGGAGAGCAAGGGCAACTATCCGGCTCCGCCTACAATAATCGATTGCGTAGCAGAGGGATATGAGAATGGCATGCGTGCCGGCCTTAAAATGGAATCCCGGATGTTTGGTCAGCTGGCTGCTACTCCGGAATCCAAAGCAATGGTCAACCTTTTCTTTGCCATGCAGGGTGCAAAAAAGAATCCAAATAAAGAACAAGCCGCTAAGGTTCAAAAAATAGGCGTGCTTGGGGCCGGACTCATGGGCTCCGGCATCGCTAATGTCAGTGCCAACAAGGGAGATTACCGGGTACTGCTTAAAGACCAGAATGCCGGACAAGCCGCCGAAGGGAAAAAACATATATGGCAGGACCTGGAGAGCGACCGCCAAAAACGAATCATTTCCTCATTTGAGCGCGATCGTATTGCGAGTCTCGTTACGGCTACCGCCTCCTACAAGGGTTTTCAAAATGTAGATTTGGTGATCGAGGCCGTCTTTGAAGATCTGGATCTCAAGAAGTCCATTTTAAAGGAAACCGAAGCCCTGCTTCCCGAAAACGGCATCTTTGCCTCCAATACCTCCTCCCTCCCCATCCGTAAGATTGCAAAAGCAAGTGAACGTCCGGAGCAGGTGATCGGCATGCACTATTTTTCACCCGTCCCTAAGATGCCGCTGCTCGAGATTATCACTACCGACGAAACTGCGGACTGGGTTACAGCCACCGCCCGCCAGGTGGGCATCCAACAGGGCAAGCACGTAATCGTGGTCAATGACGGACCCGGATTTTATACCACCCGTATCCTGTCGCCCTTTATGAATGAAGCCCTCATGCTGCTGGAAGAAGGCATTGCTATTAAGGAGCTGGACCATCACATGAAGCAATTCGGCTTTCCCGTAGGGCCCGCGGCCCTCTTCGATGAAGTGGGCATCGACGTGGCCGCTCATATTACCAAAGTACTTAGCGATCTGTTTGGGGAACGCGGTATAGAACCTAGTCAAAAACCGACCACGCTTTTTGAGAAGGGCTACAAAGGAAAGAAAAATAAAAAAGGATTTTACCAGTACGAAGAAAAGGACGGCAAGACCAAAAAAACCAATCCCAATGAAGAGATTTATAAATACTTCGGAGGAGCCCGAAGGACGTCAATGGATGCTGAAACCGTACAGCAGCGCATGGCCCTCACCATGATCAATGAAGCTGCCTGGTGCCTGCAGGAGGATATCCTGCGCAATCCCACCGATGGCGACCTGGGAGCCGTACTGGGACTCGGATTCCCCCCCTTCCTCGGCGGGCCGTTTCGGTATATAGACCGCGAGGGCGCCGGAACTATTGTAGAGCGGTTGGAAAGCTACCAGAAAGAGCACGGGGCCCGTTTTAAGCCAGCGGACGTGCTCAAAGAGTATGCCAAAGAAGACAAGAAGTTTCATAGCGATGAATAA
- a CDS encoding site-specific integrase yields the protein MATTYHFYLRKDKKRENGECPIYLRITQNRKSRYVSTGVYVKPRFWNPEKEEVRKSHRNSKSLNSILDREQDKAETVQAELSKHGKDSAKAIQKRLKHQQTGDFFDLADEYLEEIKKSGSHYTHKNAKVAIRKVEAFEGSRSLPLRHIDTEYLERFERFLEDEYDNHPNTISKNFGPIKGIIRKALKKHLITINPLVNFEGAKRGKPKPKTKLSVKQIEAIQSYDFEEFSNLWHTRNYFMFSFYSGGIRFGDLCCLKWKDIKGDRLSYQMNKNEKVFTIELNEYQQEILDYYSTDKKSEDFIFPILNNHKDYSDPIFLRKRISSKNALINKWLGKIVDKVNEELEKEDSDIPRLDNISFHVARHSFAQYAVEQGLSMYELMQTLRHSKIKTTQKYLKGLDEQLADKAMKKVF from the coding sequence ATGGCAACAACTTATCACTTTTATTTACGCAAAGATAAAAAGAGAGAGAACGGAGAGTGTCCTATTTATTTAAGGATAACTCAAAACCGTAAATCCCGGTATGTTAGCACTGGTGTTTATGTTAAGCCCAGGTTTTGGAATCCAGAAAAAGAAGAGGTTAGAAAGAGTCACAGAAATTCTAAGAGTTTAAACAGTATCTTGGATCGGGAACAAGATAAGGCCGAAACTGTCCAGGCTGAATTAAGTAAGCATGGGAAGGATTCAGCAAAGGCTATTCAGAAACGCTTAAAACATCAGCAAACCGGAGATTTCTTTGATTTAGCGGATGAATATTTAGAGGAGATTAAAAAATCAGGAAGTCATTATACTCATAAGAATGCCAAAGTCGCTATTAGAAAGGTAGAAGCTTTTGAAGGTTCTCGTTCTTTACCTTTAAGGCATATTGATACTGAATATTTAGAACGTTTTGAGCGGTTTTTGGAAGACGAATATGATAACCATCCCAATACGATAAGTAAGAACTTTGGGCCTATCAAAGGGATTATTCGAAAGGCATTAAAAAAACACCTCATTACGATTAATCCCCTGGTTAATTTTGAAGGTGCGAAACGGGGTAAACCTAAACCTAAGACAAAGCTTTCTGTAAAACAGATTGAAGCAATTCAAAGTTACGATTTTGAGGAGTTTTCTAATCTCTGGCATACCCGAAACTACTTTATGTTTTCATTTTATAGTGGTGGTATCCGGTTTGGAGATTTATGTTGCTTAAAATGGAAGGACATAAAAGGCGACCGTTTATCTTATCAGATGAACAAAAACGAAAAGGTATTTACGATTGAGCTTAATGAGTACCAGCAAGAAATATTAGACTATTATTCTACCGATAAAAAATCGGAAGACTTTATCTTTCCAATTTTGAATAATCACAAAGATTATTCTGATCCTATATTCTTGCGAAAACGAATTAGCAGTAAAAATGCTCTTATCAATAAGTGGCTAGGAAAGATTGTTGACAAAGTAAATGAAGAGCTGGAAAAAGAAGATTCTGACATTCCAAGGCTTGATAATATTTCTTTTCACGTAGCACGTCATAGCTTTGCCCAGTATGCCGTTGAACAGGGATTAAGTATGTACGAGTTAATGCAAACACTTAGGCACTCTAAGATCAAAACTACGCAAAAATACCTGAAAGGCTTGGATGAACAATTGGCAGATAAAGCAATGAAAAAAGTGTTCTAA
- a CDS encoding rolling circle replication-associated protein: MDKQSYEQREQYANWLSTEKWDYFFTGTFRFEDISPNGARRAAQRFFRGFTTKELIVLFIESGKLYGKVHLHGLLRFRFDQRPTAQTIWKRWFDKYGRARVETIESREAVSNYCCKYVTKQMKDETFIVI; the protein is encoded by the coding sequence ATGGATAAACAAAGTTATGAACAAAGAGAACAGTACGCAAATTGGTTGTCAACCGAAAAATGGGACTATTTCTTCACCGGAACATTCCGGTTCGAAGATATCTCTCCAAACGGCGCACGCCGGGCCGCTCAACGATTTTTTCGCGGTTTCACGACCAAAGAACTTATTGTTCTTTTCATCGAATCGGGAAAACTCTACGGCAAAGTCCATTTGCACGGCCTGTTACGTTTCCGTTTTGATCAACGGCCAACAGCTCAAACTATTTGGAAGCGATGGTTCGATAAATATGGCCGTGCCCGAGTGGAAACGATTGAATCCCGGGAAGCGGTCTCCAACTATTGCTGTAAGTACGTAACCAAACAGATGAAGGATGAAACCTTCATTGTGATATGA
- a CDS encoding helix-turn-helix domain-containing protein has protein sequence MNVFIPTKEDLEDIISRKVKETVNEVLPGAIRKATRKEWLTTDEVMEMLQCSRRHVQYLRDSKQLPYSQNGRTIRYHIQDVEAFLNRHKVE, from the coding sequence ATGAACGTTTTTATCCCTACAAAAGAAGATCTGGAAGATATTATTTCCAGAAAAGTTAAAGAGACGGTAAACGAAGTTCTTCCCGGTGCGATACGCAAAGCCACCCGGAAAGAATGGTTAACTACGGATGAAGTAATGGAAATGCTTCAATGCTCCCGTAGGCACGTCCAGTATCTAAGGGATAGTAAGCAACTCCCATACTCTCAAAATGGCCGGACAATACGGTATCACATCCAAGATGTGGAAGCCTTTTTAAACCGCCATAAAGTAGAATAA
- a CDS encoding serine hydrolase domain-containing protein: MKRLYYFLFIIATTAACGSVSNPEVAVNQLQSQSGISEVQTDRIFHTLRFYPNQTQLSIAFIDDTSAVFYGAVRAADTLRITDNKDLVFEIGSLSKVFTAALLADLAYQNKLALDQPIKEQLDFPLNVNDSLRITFKHLANHTSGLPRLPSGFIWESMWHMDNPYKDYDEEKLRDYMRNEMELDHVPGTHFQYSNIGAGILGYVLTHVEDQSYEKMLQQRIFQPLDMPQTTTQRTLVAEKLVPGLTKRGNIATNWDLGAIPGAGALLSTAVDMARFGSANFDTSNKVLNLQQQKTFGIDEKMDIALGWFILKQDSTTRWHWHNGGTGGYRSSMALDLDRKKGVVVLSNISAGHSHAAHIDSLSFTLLRSMEPVQQPLN, from the coding sequence ATGAAACGGCTTTACTATTTCCTTTTTATCATAGCTACTACAGCAGCTTGTGGCAGCGTAAGCAATCCCGAGGTGGCGGTGAACCAACTTCAGAGTCAATCCGGGATATCGGAGGTGCAGACTGATCGTATCTTCCATACCCTCCGTTTTTATCCCAACCAGACCCAGCTTTCGATTGCGTTTATTGATGATACCTCCGCCGTATTCTATGGCGCCGTTCGTGCTGCCGATACCTTACGGATTACCGATAATAAAGACCTTGTTTTTGAAATCGGCTCCCTATCGAAAGTATTTACCGCTGCGCTGCTTGCGGATCTGGCGTATCAAAATAAGCTGGCGCTCGACCAGCCCATAAAGGAGCAGCTGGACTTTCCTCTCAATGTCAATGACAGTCTCCGGATTACCTTCAAGCACCTGGCGAACCACACCTCTGGCCTGCCCCGTCTCCCATCCGGGTTTATCTGGGAATCGATGTGGCACATGGATAATCCTTATAAAGATTATGACGAGGAAAAACTCCGTGATTATATGCGCAATGAAATGGAGCTGGATCATGTTCCGGGCACCCACTTTCAGTATTCCAATATCGGAGCCGGCATCCTTGGGTATGTGTTAACCCATGTTGAAGATCAATCCTACGAAAAAATGCTGCAACAGAGGATATTTCAGCCGTTGGATATGCCTCAGACAACAACACAGCGAACATTGGTTGCGGAGAAACTCGTACCCGGATTAACCAAGCGTGGAAATATCGCGACCAACTGGGACCTCGGAGCAATACCCGGGGCGGGAGCCCTTCTCTCTACGGCCGTGGATATGGCCCGGTTTGGATCAGCCAATTTTGATACCAGTAATAAGGTATTGAACCTACAGCAGCAGAAAACTTTCGGTATAGACGAAAAGATGGATATCGCCCTGGGCTGGTTTATCCTGAAACAGGATTCCACCACACGCTGGCACTGGCACAACGGGGGCACCGGTGGCTATCGCTCCTCCATGGCACTCGATCTGGACCGCAAAAAAGGAGTGGTCGTCTTGTCTAATATCTCGGCGGGACACAGCCACGCGGCCCATATTGATTCACTGAGCTTCACCCTGCTCCGAAGTATGGAGCCTGTCCAACAACCACTTAACTAA